A part of Gemmatimonadaceae bacterium genomic DNA contains:
- a CDS encoding glycosyl hydrolase, translated as MRLARHTPARTAGVAIALLLGLPAGAQRTPAAPVRSAAPATYDPALYSSPAATSSAFKAMRWRNIGPTRGGRANAVVGDPVKPFTFYLGGVNGGVWRTTNAGQTWNNITDGKTDISSVGAMAIAPSDPNVIYVGTGESQLREDLTVGTGIYRSTDAGATWTRLGLPDSHQIADIIVDPRDPDHAWVAVMGHAFGPNAERGVFRTSDGGKSWRKVLFINDSTGANDLSIDPSNPRILYASMYKFQRTPWSMISGGGRSGIWKTVDGGDTWTELTFKAGIPARPLGKIGLDVSPANPQRIYASIEAPDSSGGIFRSDDAGENWQRMNTDARFWVRSWYYSQVTADPQDENTVYVMNLGVYRSIDGGKTFGRVRVPHGDMHTLWIDPKDNRRMINANDGGGTISLDRGETWSSIYNQPTAQFYHVTTDNQFPYRIYGAQQDNSAISIASRSDDGEIGERDYYSVAGCENATVAVDPRNPNITYGGCYMGAFSRYDHGRRQERDISVTMRNYDGWGAADVPERFQWTFPVLISPHDPSTLYVTSQHVWRSRTEGASWERISPDLTVHDPKTLQRTGGPIHGEMTGAEWYATIYAFAESPKLKGVLWAGSDDGLLHLSRNGGATWENVTPPGYGRFTRTAHIDPSPHDPAVVYVAANRYQQDDFAPYLWKSADYGKTWVKIVTGIPGTAYTRVVREDPVRRGLLYAGTEYGVLVSMDDGARWQPLQLNLPRVSVRDLTVHGTDLIAATHGRAFWVIDDVSPLRALTAEVMQKPVHLLQPATAMLWSGWNWRSGEAGENPPPGALVDYWLRETPAAGTAVTVQFLDAKGTLIRTFSADNARDTTRVPNDTVVARRVVTDSLAYHAADSIPRIRAGTNRFFWNLRYPDARELRNTVIDEGSLTGPKVPPGTYTVRLIVGRDTSSRQFAVVADPRVTSTTAELTAQFDAAMRVRSRLNELVDRVERLEDIQSQLDARAAQTKDAPYAKQVAEAARAARQKLELVRGELYETACHVDQCTLDQPVRLYNWFITLNSQLQSGDYPPTQQHGEIFTDLSTKLDLQLRALDRIEGDDIRKFNEMLQGLGIPSVYVKPKPPIS; from the coding sequence ATGCGGCTCGCACGACACACCCCTGCCCGGACGGCGGGCGTTGCCATCGCGCTCCTCCTCGGCCTCCCTGCGGGCGCACAGCGCACGCCGGCGGCCCCCGTGCGCAGCGCGGCACCCGCCACCTACGATCCCGCGCTCTACTCCTCGCCTGCCGCCACCAGCAGCGCCTTCAAGGCGATGCGCTGGCGGAACATCGGCCCCACACGCGGCGGACGCGCGAATGCCGTCGTCGGCGACCCGGTCAAGCCGTTCACCTTCTACCTCGGCGGCGTGAACGGCGGCGTCTGGCGCACCACCAACGCCGGCCAGACGTGGAACAACATCACCGACGGCAAGACCGACATCTCGTCCGTCGGTGCGATGGCGATCGCGCCCTCCGACCCGAACGTGATCTATGTCGGCACCGGTGAGTCGCAGTTGCGCGAGGACCTGACCGTCGGCACGGGGATCTACCGCAGCACCGACGCCGGCGCCACCTGGACCCGGCTCGGGCTCCCCGACTCCCACCAGATCGCCGACATCATCGTCGATCCGCGCGATCCCGACCATGCCTGGGTGGCAGTGATGGGGCACGCGTTCGGCCCGAACGCCGAGCGCGGCGTCTTCCGCACGTCGGACGGCGGGAAGTCCTGGCGAAAGGTGCTGTTCATCAACGACTCCACCGGCGCCAACGACCTCTCGATCGACCCGTCCAACCCGCGGATCCTGTACGCCTCGATGTACAAGTTCCAGCGCACGCCCTGGTCGATGATCTCCGGCGGTGGCCGCAGCGGCATCTGGAAGACGGTCGACGGCGGCGACACGTGGACCGAGCTGACCTTCAAGGCCGGCATCCCGGCGCGCCCGCTGGGCAAGATCGGCCTCGATGTCTCGCCGGCCAACCCGCAGCGCATCTACGCCAGCATCGAGGCCCCCGACTCCAGCGGCGGCATCTTCCGCAGCGACGATGCCGGCGAGAACTGGCAGCGCATGAACACCGATGCCCGCTTCTGGGTGCGCTCGTGGTACTACTCGCAGGTCACCGCCGACCCGCAGGACGAGAACACCGTCTACGTGATGAACCTCGGCGTGTACCGCTCGATCGATGGTGGCAAGACCTTCGGCCGCGTGCGCGTGCCGCACGGCGACATGCACACGCTCTGGATCGACCCGAAGGACAACCGGCGGATGATCAACGCCAACGACGGCGGCGGCACCATCTCGCTCGACCGCGGCGAGACCTGGTCGAGCATCTACAACCAGCCGACGGCGCAGTTCTACCACGTCACCACCGACAACCAGTTCCCGTACCGCATCTACGGCGCCCAGCAGGACAACTCGGCCATCTCCATCGCCAGCCGCTCGGACGACGGCGAGATCGGCGAGCGCGACTACTACAGCGTGGCCGGCTGCGAGAACGCCACCGTGGCCGTCGACCCGCGCAACCCGAACATCACCTACGGCGGCTGCTACATGGGGGCCTTCAGCCGGTACGACCACGGCCGGCGGCAGGAGCGCGACATCTCCGTCACCATGCGGAACTACGACGGCTGGGGTGCGGCCGACGTGCCGGAGCGCTTCCAGTGGACCTTCCCGGTCCTGATCTCACCGCATGACCCGTCCACGCTCTACGTCACGTCGCAGCACGTCTGGCGGTCACGGACCGAGGGGGCGAGCTGGGAGCGCATCTCCCCCGACCTGACGGTGCACGACCCGAAGACGCTGCAGCGCACCGGTGGCCCGATCCACGGCGAGATGACCGGCGCCGAGTGGTATGCCACGATCTATGCCTTCGCCGAGTCGCCGAAGCTCAAGGGGGTGCTGTGGGCCGGCTCCGATGACGGGCTGCTGCACCTCTCGCGCAATGGCGGGGCCACGTGGGAGAATGTCACCCCGCCCGGCTACGGCCGCTTCACGCGCACCGCGCACATCGACCCGTCGCCGCATGACCCGGCCGTGGTCTACGTGGCCGCCAACCGCTACCAGCAGGACGACTTCGCGCCATACCTCTGGAAGAGCGCCGACTACGGGAAGACCTGGGTGAAGATCGTCACCGGCATCCCGGGCACCGCCTACACACGCGTGGTGCGTGAGGATCCCGTGCGCCGCGGCCTGCTCTACGCGGGCACGGAGTACGGCGTGCTGGTGAGCATGGACGACGGGGCGCGCTGGCAGCCGCTGCAGCTCAACCTGCCGCGCGTGAGCGTGCGCGACCTCACGGTGCACGGCACCGACCTGATCGCCGCCACACACGGCCGCGCCTTCTGGGTGATCGACGACGTCTCGCCGCTGCGTGCCCTGACGGCGGAGGTCATGCAGAAGCCGGTGCACCTGCTGCAGCCGGCCACCGCGATGCTCTGGAGTGGCTGGAACTGGCGCAGCGGCGAGGCGGGCGAGAACCCGCCGCCGGGCGCGCTGGTGGACTACTGGCTGCGCGAGACCCCGGCCGCCGGCACCGCGGTCACGGTGCAGTTCCTCGATGCCAAGGGCACGCTGATCCGCACGTTCAGCGCGGACAATGCACGTGACACCACCCGCGTGCCGAACGACACGGTGGTGGCCCGCCGCGTCGTGACCGACTCGCTCGCGTACCATGCGGCCGACTCGATCCCCCGCATCCGTGCCGGCACCAACCGGTTCTTCTGGAACCTCCGCTATCCCGATGCGCGCGAGCTGCGCAACACCGTGATCGACGAGGGGAGCCTCACCGGCCCGAAGGTGCCGCCCGGCACCTACACGGTGCGCCTGATCGTCGGGCGCGATACCAGCAGCCGCCAGTTCGCCGTGGTGGCCGATCCACGGGTCACCTCCACCACCGCCGAGCTCACCGCGCAGTTCGACGCTGCGATGCGCGTGCGCAGCCGGCTCAACGAGCTGGTGGACCGCGTCGAGCGGCTGGAGGACATCCAGTCCCAGCTCGATGCGCGCGCGGCGCAGACGAAGGACGCCCCGTACGCGAAGCAGGTGGCCGAGGCGGCCCGTGCCGCGCGCCAGAAACTCGAGCTGGTGCGCGGTGAGCTCTACGAGACGGCGTGCCACGTGGACCAGTGCACCCTCGACCAGCCGGTGCGCCTCTACAAC
- a CDS encoding DUF4249 domain-containing protein: protein MTTALAVAVLSACERVVSVTVPVAEVRLVVEARLERARGAVAADQVIRLTTTEGVFSSSGTPPAATGATVRVVAADGAITPFTERAGEPGVFVARAMPLVVAAPYTLEITWDGDRYAATETMQPAVTLDSLYFTVGNARPGRPSGLAASIRLLDPAGERNFYLWDQWVNGRRQVSPDSTTFTRAVLSDDILDGAVITDFTPYGGIILQPTEVVRLRQLSISEQAYRFYAALSAQTGNDGSPFAVPAGSVRGNVANVTRPGRLALGYFIAGEYTEREARVGGLLSSGEP from the coding sequence GTGACGACCGCACTCGCGGTCGCGGTGCTGAGCGCGTGCGAGCGGGTGGTCTCGGTGACCGTGCCCGTTGCCGAGGTGCGACTGGTGGTCGAGGCGCGACTCGAGCGCGCGCGTGGCGCCGTCGCTGCCGACCAGGTGATCCGACTCACCACCACCGAGGGGGTCTTCTCGTCGTCAGGCACTCCACCGGCTGCCACCGGTGCCACCGTGCGTGTGGTGGCTGCCGATGGTGCCATCACCCCCTTCACCGAACGTGCGGGTGAGCCCGGGGTGTTCGTGGCGCGCGCGATGCCGCTCGTGGTCGCTGCACCGTACACCCTCGAGATCACCTGGGACGGTGACCGCTACGCCGCCACCGAGACGATGCAGCCGGCGGTCACGCTCGACTCGCTCTACTTCACCGTCGGCAATGCGCGCCCGGGGCGACCCTCCGGCCTCGCCGCCAGCATCCGGCTGCTCGATCCCGCCGGCGAGCGCAACTTCTATCTCTGGGACCAGTGGGTGAACGGTCGCCGGCAGGTCTCCCCCGACAGCACGACGTTCACGCGGGCCGTGCTGTCTGACGACATCCTCGACGGCGCCGTGATCACCGATTTTACGCCGTATGGCGGGATCATCCTCCAGCCCACCGAAGTCGTCCGGCTGCGCCAGCTCTCGATCTCGGAGCAGGCGTACCGCTTCTACGCCGCGTTGTCGGCCCAGACGGGCAACGACGGGTCGCCGTTCGCCGTGCCGGCGGGGAGTGTCCGGGGCAACGTGGCGAACGTCACGCGGCCGGGCCGCCTGGCGCTCGGCTACTTCATCGCCGGGGAGTACACCGAGCGTGAGGCGCGCGTGGGCGGCCTCCTCTCCAGCGGCGAGCCCTGA